The window CGCCCTGCATCCCCCGCAGCCACCACTGCCCGTACACATGACTCGACCGCCGCTCGATCCCGGCGACCAGCCGGTCCACCGCCGGTCCCAGCGGATACGTCTTCCCGGCCGGCCACGGCAGCCGTTCCCGCAACTCCCGCAGCGCCTCGTCCTTGTCGGCGCCCCGCACCATGTCCGTGTCCGTCCAGGACAGATACCCGACCCCGACACCCACGCCCTGATGCGCGACCTCGGCCCGCAGACAGTGCGCGTACGCCTCGACGCCCGACTTGGACGCGCAGTACGCCGTCATCATCGGCGCCGGGGTGATCGCGGCGAGGGAGGCGATCTGCAGCAGATAGCCCCGGCTCTCGATCAGCGCCGGCAGGAACGCCCGCCCGGTGACGGCCGATCCGACGAGGTTGACCTCGACGACCCGCCGCCAGGACTCCGGGTCGGAGTCGACGAAGGGCCCGCTGTTGGCGACGCCCGCGTTGGCGACGACGATGTCGACCCGTCCGAACCGCTCCTTGACCTCCTCGGCGACCCGGGCCATGGCCTCGTGGTCGGTGACGTCGGCGTGCCAGTACGCGCAGTCTGCGTACAGCCGCTCCGACACCCGCTTCAGCTCGTCCGGTTCGAGGCCGACGAGCGCGACCTTCACCCCCCGCACCGAGAGCTTGCGCGCGAGGAGTTCCCCGACGCCCCGCGCGGCCCCGGTGACGACCGCGACCCGCCCCCGCAATGTGCTGCCGTCGCTCATGCGCCCGCCTCCTCCAACTCGTCCTGCCCGGCACGTACATACAGCGCGGCCAGCCCGCGTATGCGGGCGCTGACCGCTTCCGGCGCCTCCACCGGAGCCATGTGTCCGACGCCGGTCAGCTCGCTCACGCCCACGCAGTCGGGCAGCGCGGCGGCCAGCGCCCGCGCGTGCACGGGCGGGGTCATCCGGTCCGCCGTGCCCACGACGACGGCCGTCGGCACCGTCAACTCCCGGACGCGCTGGTCGAGATCGAGCGAGGCGAGGACATGCGACCAGGCGTGCCGCACCCGGGCCGGGCACGCGTGCACGATCCGCGCGCACGCCTCGACCATCACCGGCGACGCGCCGGGGCCCATGGTCGCGTACTTGAGGATGCGCCGGGCGACCGGCGTGACCGGCCCGAGCGGCGCCCGCGCGCCGAGGACCCTCTCCGTGAGCCAGGTGCGTACGCGTCCGGGCCGCATCGGCACGACCAGCGACTCGCCGGCCAGCTTCGAACTGCCCGTGCTGCACAGCAGGACGGCCGCCGCGTGCTCCCGCAGGCCCGGCCGCCCGGCGGCCGCCATGAGCGTCATCCCGCCCATGGAGTGCCCGGCCAGCACCGCCTTCTCACCCGGCGCGAGCGTCGCGGCGAGCACCGCCTCCAGGTCGTCGGCGAGGGCGTCCGCGCTGCACACGGCGGAGGCGGGGCTGCGGCCGTGGCCGCGCTGGTCGTAGACGACGACCCGGTGGTCGACGGCGAGGTCCCGCACCTGCGCCGCCCAGTACGCCGTCGAACACGTCCAGCCGTGCACCAGCACCACCGCCGGCGCGTCCTGCGGGCCGTGCACCTCGACGTGCAGCCGCGCCCCGTCGGCGGACACGGCCGCCAACTCCCTTACGGCGACGGGCGGCGCGTAGGGCCCGTGCTTCACATGGGTCAGTCGGGTCACGCTCCGGCCTCCACCTTCGCCAGGTCGCCCGTCCCGGGCGTCTCCTCGTTCTCCGTACCCGGCCGGGCCGCCCGCAGCACCGTGTACTCGCTCAGATCGACACGCCGGGTCGCACTCCGGAACTCGCTCGTCGTGCCCGGCCAGACGGTCGTGTTGCGGCCGTCGGCGTCGAGGTACCAGCTGGTGCAGCCGCCCGTGTTCCAGACCGTGCGCTCCATGCGCTTGTGGACCCGCTGGCTCCAGGCCGCCACGGCGGCGGGCCGGGCGTCCAGGGCGACCCGGCCGCCCAGCACGTCCAACTGCCGTACGAAGTCCGCCATGTAGTTCAGCTGGGACTCGATCATCAGGATCATGCTGGAGTTCCCCAGGCCCGTGTTGGGCCCGATGATCGTCATCCAGTTCGGGAACCCGGCGGCCGACGCCCCGCGCAGCGCCTGCATCCCGCCGTCCCCCCACGCCTCGGCGAGGGTCCGGCCGTCCGCGCCCACGACCCGGTCGGCGATGGGCATGTCGGTGACATGGAACCCGGTGCCGAAGACGATCGCGTCGACCTCGGCGGCGGACCCGTCGGCGGCGACCAGCGTGGAGCCGTCGACCTTGGCCAGCCCGGACGCGATCACGTCGACGTTCGGCCGGGTGAGCGCCGGATAGTAGGTGTTGGACAGCAGGATGCGCTTGCAGCCGATGCGGTAGTCGGGGGTGAGCCGGGCGCGCAGCTCCGGGTCGCGCACCGCGCGGGCCAGGTTCCGCTTCGCCACCCGCTCCACCAGGCCCAGCACCTTGGGGCGCTTGGTGAAGGCCTGCACCTGAAGCTCCCGGACGCCCCACAGCACGCCGCGCCGCGCCTGCGCGGTGAAGGGCAGCTGCCGGTGCAGCCACTGCTCGACGCCGCCGATGCCCCGGTCCACCCGCGGCATCACCCACGGCGGGGTCCGCTGGAAGAGGGTCAGCCGGCCGACCTCGGGCGCGATCGCCGGCACGATCTGGGCCGCGGAGGCCCCCGTGCCGATCATCGCGACCCGCTTGCCGCGCAGGTCGTAGTCGTGGTCCCAGCGGGCGGAGTGGAAGACCTTGCCGGGGAAGGTGCCGAGCCCCGGCAGCTCGGCCTCGGTGGGGATCCGCGGATCGGAGAGCGGGCCGGTCGCGGAGACGACCAGGTCGGCGCAGAGCCGCCCGCCGCTGGTCTCGATGTCCCAGCACAGCCGCTCCCCGTCCCAGGCCATCCTCAGCACCTCGGAGTCGAAGCGGATGTGCGGCCGCAGTCCGAAGACGTCCGTCACATGCTCCAGATAGGCCCGGATGTGCTCCTGCCCGGAGAAGGCGCGCGGCCACGCGTGGTGGGGCGCGAAGGAGAACGAGTACAGATGGGACGGTACGTCACAGGCGCACCCGGGGTAGTCGTTGTCGCGCCAGGTGCCGCCGACGGCACCGGCCCGTTCCAGGACGACGAAGTCGGTGATCCCCTCGCGCCGCAGCCGCACGGCCGCGCCGAGCCCGCCGAACCCGGACCCGACCACCGCCACCCGCACATGCGGCACCCGCTCCCGCCCGCCCTGCCCCTGCCCGGCCATCCGGTACCTCCACGCCTCATCGCGTGCGCACACCGCGTTCGCACCCCACGTCCGCGCCAGTAATCACTGGCGCAGTGGGGAGCGTAGGGCAGGACCGTACCGATGGGTAGGGGTCAGGCACTCTGGAGTTACCAGCGGTACGACATAGGCTGCGCGCGTGGCAGAAGACGGCGAGCGACACGAGTACCGCATGGAGGAGCTGGCCGGGAAGGCCGGCATCACCGTACGCACCCTGCGCTTCTACCGGGAGCGCAAACTGATCCCGCCACCCCGCCGCGAGGGCCGTATCGCCTGGTACGACGACACCCACCTGGCCCGGCTGCGCACGATCTCGGCGCTGCTGGAGCGCGGCCACACGCTCAGCGGGATCGCCGAGCTGGCCGAGGCCTTCGACCAGGGCCGCGACGTGGGCGACCTGCTGGGCCTCGGGGACCCCACCGAGGAGGTCCCGGTCCGTCTCTCCCCCGAGGAACTGGCCGACCACTTCGGCGACCAGTCGACCCCGGAGAACCTCGCCGCCGCCCTGGACCTCGGCTATCTCGCCACCGACGGCGGCGAGATCGTGCACATCAGCCGCCGCCTCCTGGACGTCTCGGCGGCCCTGGTCCGCGAGGGCGTCCCCCTCGCCGACGTCCTCGCCGTCGGCCGCCGCGTACGCGAACACACCGACGCCCTGGCCACCCTCTTCACCGACCTCATCCTCACCCAGCCCGGCCGCACCCCCGAAGACCTCCACCGCCTCCGCCCGTTGGCCAAGAGCGTGACGGAGGCGGAGCTGTCGCTGGCGCTGGACAGGCGACTGAGGAAGTCGACAAATAAATAGGGGGCGAATAGTCCCCGCGGGCGTCACATTCACTCGAACGAGTGAGCAGAATCGATTCGACTGATCGCCAAGTGAGCTAACGTAAGCTCAAACGTCGATCTGACGTTCCACTTTCTGATACTTTTTCGACCGGGAGAGAAGTGCGCACGCTCGCCGTTTGTTTCGCCACCGCCGCTATTCTCGTCATGAACATGACCTCGGCGCACGCCGAGTGCATTTGGTAGGCCCGCCGGCCCTCAGGAGCCGGTAGCACCCCAGTCGTCGAACAGGCGGTGCAGCTCAGCCGCCTCCCCGTCCGCCCCGAGCCTCCGGTACACCGCCAGCGCGCGTTCCGCGTGGGCTCGGGCGGACCGAATGTCGTGCATGCGCAGGCCCACTCGGGAAATACCGGCCAGTGCGCGCGCCGAGCACAGGGAATACCCGTGCTCGTGCGCGATGGACAGCGCGTTCCGATAGGTCTCCAGCGAGATGCCCCACCGCCTCTCCCGGTAATGCGTGTCGGCAATTCCGAGGAGAGCCCTCTGCCGCTCGTACGAATTGTCAATACGACGGGCGACCTCCTCCGCCGCACCGAAGTGCGTCAGGGCTTCCGCCGTGCGCCCGGCACCCGCGCACGTCTCGCCCAGGGAGATCAGGGTGTTGACCTCACCGATGGCGTCCCCGCCCGCCCGATGGCTCGCCAGAGCCCGGCGGAAACAGGAGAGCGCCCACTGCGACTGACCGGTCGCGGCGTACACGGCACCGAGGTTGGTGTCGAGAATCGCGAGCTCCTTCTTCCCGCCGATCTCGCGCATCAGGGCCAGGGCGTGCTCGTAGTGGTAGCGGGCCTCGTCGTGGAGTCCCAGAGCGAGCCGAATGTCCCCGAGGTTGTTCCATGCGACGGCCTCACCGTGACGGTCGCGCAGCTCCCGGTTGATGCCCAGCATCGTCCGGAAGCAGTGCGTCGCCTCGGTGTACTCCGCCCTGTGCACCCGGGCCGTGCCCTGCACATTGAGGGTCGCGGCTATTCCGTGCCGGTCGCCCACAGTGCGGTAGAGCACCAGGCACCGGTCCAGTTCCCGCAGGCACGCCTCGCCGCGCCCCGCCCCCAGATGGGCACGGCCGATCTCCAGCGACGCGTCGGCCCGCCCCCGGGTGTCGCCGAGCTTGTCGAACAGGGCCAGCGCCTCGGTCGCGGCGGCGAGAGCCGCGCCGTGGTTCTCCCGGGCCAGCACGCTCGCCCGCTCCACCAGCGTCCGGGCCAGGGCCGACCGGTCCTCGCCGGCGCGCAGCGCGGTCAGGGCGGCGGCCTGCAGTTCGGCGGTGATGTCGTGCGTCCCCCAGCGCTGCAGGGAGTGGGCCAGGACGTGCGGGAACAGGGCGGCGAACTCGGGGAACTCCGCCGCGGCCGTGCGCGCCACGGCCAGCAGGTTGCCCCGCTCGACCGTCAGCCACACCGACGCCTCGTCGGCGGCGGACTCGGCGTGGGGGGCCGTCGTGAAGCCGGGGCCGATCGGCGCGACCAGTTCCGGCGGGACGTGGCGTCTGCGGCGACGCGGATGGGCGAGCCGGTCCGCCCGGTCGGCGGCCGTGAGGTAGTAGGACATCAGCCGCCGCAGGGCCGCACGGCGCTCGGCCGGCGGATCCTCCCGGCGGCCGAGCCGGCCGCCGAACGCGCGTGCCAGGTCGTGCAGTTGGTAGCGGTCCCGGACCGGCTCGTCCAGCAGGTGACGGTCCAGCAGCGACTCGGCGGCACGGCGCACCGCACCCGGTTCGACATCGCCGGAGAGCGCCATCGCCGCCTCCAGGGTGATGTCGGGGCCCGGGTGCAGGGCCAGCCCACGGAAGAGTCTGCGCGCCGAGGCGTCCAGGTCGGCGCAGGACATCTCCAGGGCGGCGGCGACCCGCTCGTCGAACTCCTCCAGCCGGTCGGTGGCGCCGTCCAGCCGGTCCGCGACGTACTCCAGATCCCAGGTGTCCCGGTGCCGGAACCGGCTCGCGTGCAGTTGCAGGGTGAGCGGGTGCCGCCCGCACAGTTCCACGACGCGGCGCAGGGCGGCGGTGTCGCAGACGCGGGCCGCCCCCGCGATCCGGGCGAAGAGCGCGGCGGCCTCGGACACCGGGAGCACGTCCAGCGACAGCGAGGTGGCGCCGTCCAGTTCGGTGAGCCGGTTGCGGCTGGCCACGATCGCGTGGCAGTCCGGGGAGCCGGGCAGCAGCGGGCGGATCTGCTCGGCGTCCCGGACGTTGTCGAGCACCACCAGCACCCGGTGCCGGGCCGTCCACTCGCGCCAGCGCGCGGTCCGCTCGTCCAGGGTGACCGGCAGCGGATCGGGGACCCCGACGGTGTGCAGCAGGAACGCCAGCGCGTCCGCGGGGTCGCAGGGCGGCTGGTCGCTGTAGGCACGCAGGTCCACATAGAACTGACCGTCCGGATAGCGTCCGCGCATCCGGTGCGCGGCGTGCACGATCAGCGCGGACTTGCCGACACCGGGCATGCCGTGCACCACGGTGACCGGCAGCGCGGTGCCGCTGTCGCCGGGCCCCCGGTCGGCGAGCAGCATGTCGATCTCACTCGCGCGGCCGGTGAAGTCCCTGGTGTCACGCGGCAGGCTGCTTCCCGGATGCCTGGCCGCCGGGTCCGTCGCCCCCCGGGCACCGCCCCGGCCGGCCCCGAGTCCGTCGGCCGCGGGGGGCAGTTCCCGCAGGGTGGGGTCCTGTCCGAGGATGCGGAGCTGCAGTTCCCGCAGCTCCGTGCCGGGGTCGATGCCGAGTTCCTCGTTCAGCCGGGTGCGCGTCGTGCGGTACAGGGCCAGGGCCTCGCCGTCCCGGCCGGACCGGTACAGGGCCAGCATCAGGGCGGTGACGGCCTGTTGGGCCAGCGGGTCGAGGGAGACCAGCTCGTGGAGTTCGCCCAGGAGATCGGCGTGGCGGCCCAGCTCCAGTTCCAGTCGGATGCGCTCCTCCCGGACCCGGCGGTGGTCCTCGGTCAGCCGCGCGCGGGCGGACGCGGCCCAGTCGCCGGTGAACTCCGCGAACGGCTCCCCCCGCCACAGCGAGGCGGCTTTGTGCAGCAGCCCGACCGCGTACTCCCGGTCCCCGCGCCCGGCCGCCGCGCGGGCCTCGCCGCGCAGCCGCTGCAGCCGTACGAAGTCCACGTCGTCCGCGTGCTGGACGCGCAGCCGGTAGCGGCGCGGGGACGGGCGCTCCAGCAGGGCCCGGTCACCGACGGCGCGCCGCAGCCGGTTGCGCAGCCGGGAGAGGTAGGTGTGCAGCGTCTCCACGGCGGTCACCGGTACCTCGTCGTCGTCCCAGACCCGTTCGACGAGCGTATCGACGGCGACGGGATCGCCCTGGGCGTAGAGGAGGACCGCGAGCACCCGGCGCTCCTTCAGAGATCCGAGCGGGTACTGCCGTCCCTCGTGCCACAGTTCGAGCGGCCCGAGCGCAAGAAGGTGCACCACTTCCCCCAGGTGGTTCGCTTCGTCCAGGCGTCTTCCGCGGTCGTGCTTTCCTCGCGCCGGCGGTCTCCGCACGGG is drawn from Streptomyces bottropensis ATCC 25435 and contains these coding sequences:
- a CDS encoding SDR family oxidoreductase codes for the protein MSDGSTLRGRVAVVTGAARGVGELLARKLSVRGVKVALVGLEPDELKRVSERLYADCAYWHADVTDHEAMARVAEEVKERFGRVDIVVANAGVANSGPFVDSDPESWRRVVEVNLVGSAVTGRAFLPALIESRGYLLQIASLAAITPAPMMTAYCASKSGVEAYAHCLRAEVAHQGVGVGVGYLSWTDTDMVRGADKDEALRELRERLPWPAGKTYPLGPAVDRLVAGIERRSSHVYGQWWLRGMQGVRGYLPGLIGTFAPREVRRMEPRLRGVAKGLVGAGGAADERTRGAGAPDA
- a CDS encoding MerR family transcriptional regulator, which produces MEELAGKAGITVRTLRFYRERKLIPPPRREGRIAWYDDTHLARLRTISALLERGHTLSGIAELAEAFDQGRDVGDLLGLGDPTEEVPVRLSPEELADHFGDQSTPENLAAALDLGYLATDGGEIVHISRRLLDVSAALVREGVPLADVLAVGRRVREHTDALATLFTDLILTQPGRTPEDLHRLRPLAKSVTEAELSLALDRRLRKSTNK
- a CDS encoding AfsR/SARP family transcriptional regulator, producing MVHLLALGPLELWHEGRQYPLGSLKERRVLAVLLYAQGDPVAVDTLVERVWDDDEVPVTAVETLHTYLSRLRNRLRRAVGDRALLERPSPRRYRLRVQHADDVDFVRLQRLRGEARAAAGRGDREYAVGLLHKAASLWRGEPFAEFTGDWAASARARLTEDHRRVREERIRLELELGRHADLLGELHELVSLDPLAQQAVTALMLALYRSGRDGEALALYRTTRTRLNEELGIDPGTELRELQLRILGQDPTLRELPPAADGLGAGRGGARGATDPAARHPGSSLPRDTRDFTGRASEIDMLLADRGPGDSGTALPVTVVHGMPGVGKSALIVHAAHRMRGRYPDGQFYVDLRAYSDQPPCDPADALAFLLHTVGVPDPLPVTLDERTARWREWTARHRVLVVLDNVRDAEQIRPLLPGSPDCHAIVASRNRLTELDGATSLSLDVLPVSEAAALFARIAGAARVCDTAALRRVVELCGRHPLTLQLHASRFRHRDTWDLEYVADRLDGATDRLEEFDERVAAALEMSCADLDASARRLFRGLALHPGPDITLEAAMALSGDVEPGAVRRAAESLLDRHLLDEPVRDRYQLHDLARAFGGRLGRREDPPAERRAALRRLMSYYLTAADRADRLAHPRRRRRHVPPELVAPIGPGFTTAPHAESAADEASVWLTVERGNLLAVARTAAAEFPEFAALFPHVLAHSLQRWGTHDITAELQAAALTALRAGEDRSALARTLVERASVLARENHGAALAAATEALALFDKLGDTRGRADASLEIGRAHLGAGRGEACLRELDRCLVLYRTVGDRHGIAATLNVQGTARVHRAEYTEATHCFRTMLGINRELRDRHGEAVAWNNLGDIRLALGLHDEARYHYEHALALMREIGGKKELAILDTNLGAVYAATGQSQWALSCFRRALASHRAGGDAIGEVNTLISLGETCAGAGRTAEALTHFGAAEEVARRIDNSYERQRALLGIADTHYRERRWGISLETYRNALSIAHEHGYSLCSARALAGISRVGLRMHDIRSARAHAERALAVYRRLGADGEAAELHRLFDDWGATGS
- a CDS encoding flavin-containing monooxygenase, which codes for MAGQGQGGRERVPHVRVAVVGSGFGGLGAAVRLRREGITDFVVLERAGAVGGTWRDNDYPGCACDVPSHLYSFSFAPHHAWPRAFSGQEHIRAYLEHVTDVFGLRPHIRFDSEVLRMAWDGERLCWDIETSGGRLCADLVVSATGPLSDPRIPTEAELPGLGTFPGKVFHSARWDHDYDLRGKRVAMIGTGASAAQIVPAIAPEVGRLTLFQRTPPWVMPRVDRGIGGVEQWLHRQLPFTAQARRGVLWGVRELQVQAFTKRPKVLGLVERVAKRNLARAVRDPELRARLTPDYRIGCKRILLSNTYYPALTRPNVDVIASGLAKVDGSTLVAADGSAAEVDAIVFGTGFHVTDMPIADRVVGADGRTLAEAWGDGGMQALRGASAAGFPNWMTIIGPNTGLGNSSMILMIESQLNYMADFVRQLDVLGGRVALDARPAAVAAWSQRVHKRMERTVWNTGGCTSWYLDADGRNTTVWPGTTSEFRSATRRVDLSEYTVLRAARPGTENEETPGTGDLAKVEAGA
- a CDS encoding alpha/beta fold hydrolase; protein product: MTRLTHVKHGPYAPPVAVRELAAVSADGARLHVEVHGPQDAPAVVLVHGWTCSTAYWAAQVRDLAVDHRVVVYDQRGHGRSPASAVCSADALADDLEAVLAATLAPGEKAVLAGHSMGGMTLMAAAGRPGLREHAAAVLLCSTGSSKLAGESLVVPMRPGRVRTWLTERVLGARAPLGPVTPVARRILKYATMGPGASPVMVEACARIVHACPARVRHAWSHVLASLDLDQRVRELTVPTAVVVGTADRMTPPVHARALAAALPDCVGVSELTGVGHMAPVEAPEAVSARIRGLAALYVRAGQDELEEAGA